The stretch of DNA GTTGCAGGATGACGTCAGAAGGGTGCATTCTGAGCCTTTATATATTGAGACATTTGACTTTTTGAAACTACTACAATGTAGAGATAAAAGGTTATTATGCATAATGTCTACAGATGATGTGGCTGACTACTTTTTTGCACTTCTCCCCGACACAGCTGAGGAAATGTGTAGACACATACAGATACGTGTTCATCTTCTCTGTGGAAAACATGAGGAACAGCAAACTGAAAGATATCCGAGCAGCATGGAAGCACAGCCGGTGAGATGCTGAACGCATGCCTAATTTACCGACGCTCCTTTGTGGCGTTTGAGGGTGTAGTCACCAATACGTTTGCGTGTTGTGTTCAAGGTTCTTTTTTGGCAAGAATAAGGTGATGATGATTGCACTTGGGAAAGGACCAACAGATGAGTACAAGGATAATTTGCACAAGGTTTGTGACTCTTTCACAGCTTAATTTTGACAATGAAAAGTTGTTGTGTAGAACCTGAGTCTTTACATTTTGTCTCCTTTTTTAGATGAGCAGGTTTCTGAGAGGTGAAGTGGGCGTCCTGTTCACAAACAAAACCAAGGAGGAGGTCCAAGAGTAAGTTGACGTTAAGgttttataaaaagtttttaaattgcatttatTTGGGAAACAAACTGGGAAACAATTTGGGAAATTCATTTCACATGGTGATAGTTTAAGGAATAATTCTCATGCATTTAAATCCTAACATACAGTAAATGTTGTATTTTACTGCTACCTTTATACAGCCCGTGCCTGTGTTTGTGAGCTGATCGTTTTTAATGACTTTGTCCTCCAGGTATTTTAACAGTTTCAAGGAGACAGATTACGCCCGATCTGGTAACATGGCACAGATGGCAGTGACGCTAGACGAAGGGCCGCTGGAGCAGTTCACACACTCCATGGAGCCTCAGCTCAGACAGTTGGGACTTCCCACTGCACTCAAAAAAGGTAAAGCAGATTCGAAGTAGTGGTTTTCATAATAACTCTGTTTTACTTACCTCTGTACGTTTGCTGAACCATTTGTTTTAGCTAATCAAAATGTAGCTATTTTTCTAACCCGATTTTAGTGATAGGACTGAATGACCTGgttataaatgtgtgttctgtgtgcGCAGGAGTTGTGACGTTACTAAAGGATTATGAAGTCTGTAAAGAGGGAGATACACTGACTCCAGAACAGGCTCGCATTCTGGTGAGTTGGATGGACCACTTTAGGCTTGGCTTTCCTGTTGTAACAGAATGAGGACTGAGCAATAGCTGGGTTTCCTTGTATGGTTTGGCAAGCCTTGTTTCATGTATATTTCAATTTTTACTCTGCACTGTTCTAGCTCCCCGTGtccgtttcctccgggtgctccggtttcctcccacagtccaaaaacacacgttggtaggtggattggcgattcaaaagtgtccgtaggtgtgagtgtgtgagtgaatgtgtgtgtgttgccctgtgaaggactggcgtcccctccagggtgtattcctgccttgcgcccaatgattccaggtaggctctagacccaccgcgaccctgaactggataagcgcttacagataatgaatgaattaattgttCTAGCTTGTTTCCTTGTCATTGTCATTGTACAGATGAGGATAAAGGTATGGAACATCCAGAGAACTGATGATAAATCCTTTAGTATTGAGAGGAACGTAGAGCATTGCCTTATATTCCAATATCGCTAAGGAATATTTTCAGTTCTAATCTGCCCCAGTCCTACATCCAATAGATGAATGGTTTCCTTCTGGGAGAAATTGATAAAAACTCATTCATATTTATGGAGCAATTCCAtcaaattttgtttatttatttgcattatatatatatatatatttcccccATACAGTGAGTTTATTATAAAGTGACACTTATGGAAACTTTGCAACTGCTCTGTTCATTCGAAGCCAAATCATTGAATAGAAGCCGTAAACACAAACTaagaaattaatttatgttttgtttatttcagaaacTCTTTGGGATTGAAATGGCTGAATTCAAAATGAGCATTAAGTGCATGTGGAACTCAGAGTCTGGAGAGTTTGAGATTTTAGCAGATGATAAAGAGGACAATCAGGAACAAATgaatgatgaagatgaagatagtGAAGATGATTAAGCGGCCAGTGGACATTTCTCTTGGATGTTTTACTTCAACATCTGCAAAGGGACATTAAAAATGGGTTGTATTTTTGTGCTCTAAATTTACCCTCAATCAGCAAATTCAACTGTGTACATCAACGTACAATTTTGGATTGTTCTCCTAGATGTTAAATTTCATTTAACTTTATTACTGTTGATACTTGCCAAAGTCTCCTATGTAAGTAGAGGTCCTATGGTATTTGTTTACAGATGAGTCAGCGAATATACATAGTTTGTGTTATATTTACAACATATTAATAAGTGACATTACAAAGCCTCATTTCTGGTGTGGTTTGTATTTGTGGTGCTTCTCAGACTTCataatgtgtgtttaaaaaaaaaacccttgctGAAAATATTTGGCTTTTATCATGATGTTTAACCGCAAACCTCaattacacatttaatcagTTAAGGTGTGTTTCATCTACAGGGTCTTAGAAAATTAAAGTTTGTAAACAATCTTCTGGAAAAATAGACTATTGTAGAAGTGCATAGTCGCAAGTCAGATGAAAGGGGTCTTCCTTAAGCGCAGTTTGTATCTAGCGAAAGTAGTTTGGACACTCGTGGGCTACCAGGTCCCAGCCGTGCTTGAAGGCATCTACAACTTCCTGCTTTAAAGGACCTTCTTCAGCTGCTGCCAAGTTTTCTTGAAGCTGCTCCATGGTGGACATGCCAACGACGACTCCGTCACCGAGGTCGCCCTGAAAATGGCAGTGATTACAGAATCATGAACTCAAAGCAATGGGAACACAGACACTAAATGGGCAGTTCTGCCTCTACAGCGCCCCTCATGTTGAACTCATCCTACATCATACTGCACCAGAAATGAGCTGGTGGCACTGCTTGTGTGCGGTGCTCATGAGTATTAGGTTTTTGGTACTGGATTTAGGAGTAACTCATACACACTGCAGCAAACTGAACCATGAAAATCTCCCCCAACCCACGTCAGaacatttatttcaaaattGAACTAGATGTAGAGTCAGCTGTAATTCTCTAATTTAATAAGGTCTTTGGACAGTGTACTTTACTGAAACTTAAAGCCCTTGAGAGTCTTAAAGCCAATACTTGAGGGTCCGAAAAGGTCAGTTTTGGTACTTTGTTTCAGAGAGGGCTTTTAATAGAGAGGAACTTCTACCTTCAGTTGAGAGTGATGATACATCCAGCGTATGGCAGCTGAAGTTAATGTTGGCTTTTCTGAACCATACGCAGCTTCGAGGGCCTTCAGAATGTAATCGATGGCTTGGAAATGGCTCTCTTTCCAGTAtctgaaacaaagaaaatgttgaGAACACCAAAAAGATGTGCCATTTCCCACCTACAAACATATCCTTCAATTTAATAATTTCACGCTTTTAGCCATCAGTAGGTTCGTGTTATAACGCCGCTATGAAATGTAGCCTTTTGAAATacttttggtttaaaaaaaagacattttcataCTTTAAAATAATCTCTAACTACAAAGAGTAATCAGCCAAGATTATAGTTTATTAAATAACTAATTATTAgtattaaataacaaaaatcaCAGCAACCATGTGGCAAGCACATAGCAgctatttacacatttacacagatggAGATTTCAGGTTTCAAAGTTGCTGTTAATACTGTTTTCAACCATGTTTTTTCACAATAAAtcagtgtcagaaacca from Hoplias malabaricus isolate fHopMal1 chromosome 5, fHopMal1.hap1, whole genome shotgun sequence encodes:
- the mrto4 gene encoding mRNA turnover protein 4 homolog, with the protein product MPKSKRDKKVSLTKTVKKGLEAKQNLIEELRKCVDTYRYVFIFSVENMRNSKLKDIRAAWKHSRFFFGKNKVMMIALGKGPTDEYKDNLHKMSRFLRGEVGVLFTNKTKEEVQEYFNSFKETDYARSGNMAQMAVTLDEGPLEQFTHSMEPQLRQLGLPTALKKGVVTLLKDYEVCKEGDTLTPEQARILKLFGIEMAEFKMSIKCMWNSESGEFEILADDKEDNQEQMNDEDEDSEDD